From Vidua macroura isolate BioBank_ID:100142 chromosome 33, ASM2450914v1, whole genome shotgun sequence:
TTATGGAAAGAGGGGGGCTGGGTGTTGGGTGAGGGGgctttgggggatttggggggctttggggggatCCCGGAGATCATGGTTTATGGAAAGAGGGGGTCGGGttgctggggaggggggtttggggggatttgggggctaGGGGGGATCCCGGAGATCATAGTTTATGGAAGGAGGGGGTTTGGGTGTTGggggagagggatttgggggggtccttggggggctttggggggtaGGGGGGATCCCAGAGATCTCAGCTCATGGAAAGAGGGGGCCTGGCTGCTGGGTGAGGGGGCtttggggggctttggggggatCCCAGAGATCTTGGCTCATGGAAAGAGGGGGTCGGGTTGCTGGGGAGGGGGTTTGGGTGTTGGGTGAGGAGggttggggggattttgggggctttggggggatCCCGGAGATCTTGGCTTATGGAAAGAGGGGGTCTGGCTGCTGGgtgagggggatttggggggatcccGGAGATCTTGGCTCATGGAAAGAGGGGGGCTGGGTGTTGGGTGAGGGGgctttgggggatttggggggctttggggggatCCCAGAGATCTTGGCTCATGGAAGGAGGGGGtctgggtgctggggaggggtctgggTGTTGGGTGAGGGGGGTatggggggctttggggggatCCCGGAGATCATGGTTTATGGAAAGAGGGGGTCTGGGTGTTGGGGAAGGGGTTTCGGTGTTGGGTGaggggtgttttggggggtcctTGGGGTGTTCTGGGGAGTGGGGGATCCCAGAGATCTTGGCTTATGGAAGGAGGGGGTTTGGGTGTTGggggagggggatttggggggatttggggggatcccGGAGATCTTGGCTCGTGGAAGGAGGGGGtctggctgctggggagggggtttGGGTGTTGGgtgaggggtttttgggggtctTTGGGGTGTTCTGGGTGGTGGGGGGATCCCAAAGATCTCGGCTCATGGAAAGAGGAGGTCTGggtgctgggggaggggggtttggggggctttggggggatCCCAAAGATCTCGGCTTATGGAAGGAGGGGGGCTGGCTGCTGGGTgaggggggttttggggggatttggggggctttggggggatCCCGGAGATCTTGGCTCGTGGAAGGAGGGGCtctggtgctggggagggggtttgggggtcagGGGGGACCCTGGGGGTCTCGGGAATATGGGGGTGACCTGGGGGTGGTCTGGGGGGTCTCCAGTCCCATCCCCCCCCCGCAGGGCACTGCACGCACCCACggagggctgggctgagcctggggGTGCCCCTGGTGCCCTGGGGGTGCCCCTGACCCTGCAGGTGTGCCTCAGGTGTACCCCTGGCACTCCAGGTGTGACTCAGGTGCATCCCTGACCATGCAGGTGTGACTCAGGTGTGCCCCTTACACTCTAGGTGTCACTCAGGTGTGTCCCTGATGCTCTGGGGGTGCCCCTGACCCTACAGGTGTAACTCAGGTGTAGCCCTGGCACTCAGGTGTGCCTCAGGTGCATCCCTGACCCTCCAGGTGTTACTCAGGTGTACCCCTGGCACTCCAGGTGTTACTCAGGTGTTTCCCTGACACTCCAGGTGTGCCTCAGGTGTGTCCCTGGTGCCATGGGCGTGTCCCTGACCGTGCAGGTGTAACTCAGGTGCATCCCTGACCCTGCTGTTGTGCCTCAGGTGTACCCCTGGCACTCCAGGTGTTACTCAGGTGTACCCCTGACCCTGCAGGTGTAACTCAGGTGTGCCCCTGACCCTCCAGGTGTGCCTCAGGTGCATCCCTGACCCTGCAGGTGTAACTCAGGTGTACCCCTGGCACTCAGGTGTGCCTCAGGTGTAGCCCTGGTGCTATGGGGGTGTCCCTGACCCTGcaggtgtcactcaggtgtGTCCCTGGTGCCATGGGTGCGTCCCTGGCACTccaggtgtcactcaggtgtGTCCCTGGTGCCATGGGCGCGTCCCTGGCACTCCAGGTGTGCCTCAGGTGTGCCCCTGGCACTCAGGTGTAACTCAGGTGTACCCCTATACCCTGCAGGTGTAACTCAGGTGTACCCCTGGCACTCAGGTGTGCCTCAGGGTGCCCCTGACCCTGCAGGTGTGCCTCAGGCGTGCCCCTGGCACTCAGGTGTGCCTCAGGTGCATCCCTGACCCTCCAGGTGTTACTCAGGCGTGCCCCTGGCACTCCAGGTGTAACTCAGGCGTGCCCCTGACCCTGCAGGTGTGCCTCAGGCGTGTCCCTGACACTCCAGGTGTAACTCAGGTGTACCCCTGGCACTCCAGGTGTGCCTCAGGTGTACCCCTGGCACTCAGGTGTGCCTCAGGCGTGCCCCTGGCACTCCAGGTGTGCCTCAGGTGTACCCCTGGCACTCCAGGTGTGCCTCAGGCGTGCCCCTGGCACTCAGGCGTGCCTCAGGCGTGCCCCTGACCCTGCAGGTGTGCCTCAGGGTGCCCCTCCCCGCTCCCCGCAGGTGACCGCTCGTACCCGCTCAAGCCGTGGCTGCTGACGCCGATCGCGGGCCCCGCGCGGCGCGGCCGAGCTGCGCTACAACGCGCTGCACGCGCGCGGCCTGGCCCCGCTGCGCCGCACGCTGCGCCTGCTGCGCCGCCGCTTCCGCTGCCTGGCGGGCGGGGGGCTCCAGTACAGCCCCCCCAAGGTCTGCCAGATCTTCCTGGCCTGCTGCATCCTGCACAACATCGCCCTGCGCCGCCGCGTCCCCCTGGAGCCCCCCGAGGGgctcccgcccgcccccgcgctccccgagccccccccgccgccgccgccgccccccgggccgggggctCGCGAGGGACGCGCCGTGAGGGCCAGGGTGGTGCAGCAGGTCCGGGAGGGGCTGgcctgaggggctggggggctctgaGAGCTCTGGGGGGGGGCTGAGCCCTGATTTGGGGGTCCTGGCCCCTGATTTGGGGGGGCTCTGAGcgttttggggggtcctggccCCTGATTTGGGGGGGGCTCTGAGcgttttggggggtcctggccCCTGATTTGGGGGGTCTGAGCCCTGATTTGGGGGGCTCTGAGCACTTTGGGGGTGCTGAGCCCtgatttggggggtcctggccCCTGATTTGGGGGGGCTGAGCCCTGATTTGGGGGGGCTGAGCCCTGATTTGGGGGTCGTGGCCCCTGATTTGGGGGGCCTCTGAGcgttttggggggtcctggccCCTGATTTGGGGGGTCTGAGCCCTGATTTGGGGGTCTCTGAGCACTTTGGGGGGTGCTGAGCCCTGATTATTGGGGTCCTGGCCCCTGATTTGGGGGGCTCTGAGCGCTCTGGGGGGGGGCTGAGCCCTGATTTGGGGGGCCTGAGCCCTGATTTGGGGGAGCTCTGAGCACTTTTGGGGGGGCTGAGCCCTGATTTGGCGGGCTCTGAGCAATTGGGGGGGGCTGAGCCCTGATTTGGGGGGGCTCTGAATGCTTTGGGGGGACCGAGCCCTGATTTAGGGGGGGTCCTGGCCCCTGATTTGGGGGGGCTCTGAGCACTTTTGGCGTGCTGAGCCCTGATTTGGGGGGGCTGAGCCCTGATTTGAGGGGCTTTGAGCACTTTGGGGGTCCTGACCCCTGATttgggggctctgagcaattTGGGGGGGGGCTGAGCCCTGATttgggggctctgagcaattTGGGGGTCCTGACCCCTGATTTGAGGGGCTTTGAGCACTTTGGGGGTCCTGACCCCTCATTTGGGGGGTTCTGGCCCCTGATTTGGGGGGCTCCGAGCCTCTGGGGGGGTCCTGACCCCTGATTTAGGGGGCTCCGAGCCTCTGGGGGGGCTGTATCCCCTGGTAGGCGGCTCCATCATTTTGGGGGTCTCCTCTTTCCACCGCCCCGATCCCCAAATTTCCTCCCTCAGCCGTGTCTGAGCTCATTTTGGGGCaaataaatgggttttttttccaactatTGCCTACAGCGTTTTGGGAAGTGCTGGTCACATTCGGGACCCCCcggaggggattttggggggtcgCTGCTGTGTCCCCGTGGGCGGGATGAGCCCCCTgacccctgcagcccccatcCCCCCAcggaaaaccccaaatttccccccccaaatccccactgCATCCCACAGCACGCCGCCATTCCCACTGTCGCATTCCCAGAAGCCCCCTAAGCCACCAAAACCCTTCcggacccccaaaatcccccccaaacccgtcaaaacccccccaaatttcccatcGGGCCCATTCCGGACCCCGCGCCGTTGCCATGACGACAGGACGCCGGAAGTGGCGCTACCGTTAAACCCTTCCCCCGTGGTGCGGCCGTATCCGGTCCGGCGGCAGGACGGGTCCGTCGCGGCGCAGTGACGCGAGAGCGGTTCCGGGGTCAGAGTCCGCGGCCATGGCGGAGCCCGGCGGGAGCAGCTGCCGGGTCGGGACCCCCGGGACGGGACCGGGGGGTCGGGACCGGGCGGGCCGAGGGGCTCGGGGAGTGGGGGAGCAGGGGACGGAGGGGCTCGAGGGCTCGGGGAGCGGAGGACGGGCGGTTTGGGGCGATGTGGGGGTGCAAAACCCCGCCCACGGCGCTTTTGGGGTGCAGGAGCCTCCGcgaggggggtttgggggttcaGGGCCGCGTGAGAAACGCTTTTAGGGGTGCAGGACCCCCTCGCCGgcgggggtttgggggttcaGAGCCTCATCCGTGGCAGTTTTGGAGGTACAGGACCCTTCCCAGTGCGGGTCTGGGGGTCCAGGACCCCTCCCAGTGCGGGTCTGGGGGTCCAGGACCCCCTGGCAGGGCGGGTTTGGGGGTTCAGAGCCTCAGGAACCACTTTTGGGGGTGCAGAATCCCTTCCACAGCGcttccctggcagctctgcGGCTTCAGGGCTCCTTCCGCTCCACTTTCGGGGTGCCGCCTCCCTTTTCACCCCCCATTTTTTGAGGTGCCCACACTTCCCCTCTCACTTCCACCctgtttttcccccttctccccaACAATTTTGGGGCGCGACCCCCCCCGTTCTCCCCCCAGCTGGAGTTCTCGGTGCAGatgagctgccagggctgcgCCGACGCCGTGCGGGCAGCGCTGGACGCGGCCCCCGGTGAGACCCCCGAGCCCTCCCCCAacccccggggacccccccccaggGTTTTGGGGGACCCCCTAGagcccccctgtgcccccccagacgtgaagctgctggagctgcGGCCCCAGGAGCACTCGGTGCTGGTGGAGACCACGGCGGCGGCCGAGCGAGtgcgggagctgctggagaattCGGGGTGCAGGGCCGTGCTCAAGGGCATGGGGGGCTCCCCCGAGGGTCAGTGGGCTCTGGGGGCTCCCCCGAGGGTCAGTGGGGTCTGGGGGGAGGCTCCTGGGAGGCTTTGGGGGTGTCCCGAGGGGTCCCGGTGGGGtttgggtgctgctgtggcccagcacaatcagggatttgggggtttgggggttctGCTCAAGGGCTTGGGGGGATCCCCTGAGGGTgagaggggttttgggggggttttggggggtcacAGACGGGTTTTGGAGGTTAtagtggggttttggggggtcacAGACGGGTTTTGGAGGGTTAtagtggggttttggggggtaACAATGGGTCTGGAGGGGCCacagaggggttttggggggtcacagagggatttgggggggtcacAGAGGGATTGGGGGGGTCCGAGAGATTTTGGGGGGGCCACAGAGGGATTGGGGGGGtcccagagggatttgggggggtcacagagattttgggggggtcctgggcagctctggctgctcctgggggggTTCTGCTGTCCCTGGCTGAGTTTAGGCTCACTTTTTGGGGAACATTTTGGGTTCCCTGAGGTTCTTTCCGTGccgggggggttttgggggtgccGGACCCTGACGtgccccccccagctccccccgggggggcggcggtggcggcgctggggggtcccgggggggtccGGGGGCTGCTCCgtttcctgcagctctcccccGGCCGCTGCCTCGTGGACGGGGCCGTGTCGGGGCTCCCCCCCGGCCCCCACGGGCTCCACATCCACGAATTCGGGGACCTCTCGGACCCCTGTAACAGGTgagaggggtggggggggggggggtacaGGGGGTGGGGACCCCCAATTTCACCCCCATATCCCATcccccccctcccttccccccaaACCAGCTGCGGGGGCCACTTCAACCCCGACGGGGAGACCCACGGGGGACCCCAGGACCAGCACAGggtgagtggggctggggggggatttggggggggtcttggaggggatttgggggggtccctggaGGGTTTGAGGTGGTCttagaggggtttggggggcaaTAAGGAgatttggggggtccctggAGGGTTTGGGATGGTcttggaggggtttgggggggcaATGAGGAGATTTGGGGGGTCTCTGGACAATTTGGGGTGGTCGTGGAGGGGTTTAGGGGGGctctgtgggatttttgggtttttttgtggtgcagtgaagggatttgggggtctctggagggtttgggggggatcTCTGTGGGGTTGGGGGTGCTCTGTGAGTTTTGGGGGGCTCCTGACCCCCCCTCCCCGCCAGCACGCCGGGGACCTGGGCAACATCTGGGCAGATGCCGAGGGCCGGGCGCAGTTCCGAATTGAGGACTCGAGGCTGAAGGTGGGAattgggggctggggggggggtccaGGCTGTGCCCCATCACCGGGGAGGGTCTGTCCCCAAATGTGGGGGGGTCTCTATGGGGTTGTGACCCCCCCAagtccccctccccaggtctGGGACATCATCGGCCGCTCCGTGGTGGTGGCCGAGGGCGAGGACGATCTGGGCCGGGGGTCCCACCCGCTGTCCCGTGTCACCGGCAACTCGGGCCCGGGGTGAGCACTGGGGGGGCTCGAGGGGGGGcgggttttggggaggggggggtcaCCCCTCCTGACCCtcccgtgtccccaggctggcCTGTGGCGTGGTGGCCCGCGCGGCCGGGCTCTTCCAGAACCCCAAACGCGTCTGTTCCTGCGACGGCGTCACCCTCTGGGAGGAGCGCGACCGCAGCCGTGGGGCTGCCCCGGGGACCCCCGCCatggggacccccagcccccacCTCTAGGAGCCCCCCGGGACCGAATAAACGCCCCTCGCTCTGCAGCCGCTGCGGCCCCTTTAAGGGGGGGCGTGGCCGGGGCGACTGGGGCGTGGTTTGAATGAGATATGGGCGTGGCCAGCACGGCGGGAAAAGAGGGGGGCGGGGCGCGCGCGGTGCACACGGTACGCAGGCGCGCTCAGGCAGGGCGGTGCGCACGGCACGCAGGCGCGCTGCGCGCGGcaccgccccccgccgccctcAGGAACCGCCGCCATTTTgaagccgccgccgccgctgccggtTCTGTCCCCGCCGCGCTCCCCACAGCGATCCCCGCCGCGATGCGTCCTGGCATCAAACTCTTCGTGGGCAACGTCCCCGAGGAGGCGACGGCGGAGGAGTTGAGCGAGCTGTTCGCAGGCGCCGCGGGGCCGGTGCTGGGCGTCGCCCTCATGAAACAGTTCGCCTTCGTGCACCTGCGGGACGAGGCGGCGGCCGCGCGCGCCATCTCGCAGCTTAACGGGCACCAGCTGCACGGCCGCCGCATCGTGGTGGAGCCATCCCGGCCGCGCCCCACCAACACCTGCAAGATCTTCGTGGGGAATGTGTCGGCCGCGTGCACGAGCGGGGAGCTGCGCTCTCTCTTCCAGCAGTACGGCCCCGTGGTGGAGTGCGACGTGGTGAAAGGTACCGGAcccgccgccggggccgcgcggcccccgccgcccAGCTCGGCCCGCGCCGCCGGGTGATCCCTGGCACCCGAGTTCCGTCCGACTGCGGCGTCGCCCCCGCCCGGACCCCGGCGCGGCCCGGGCTGGTGGAGCGGGGGGGGGGATTCCTGCCGCCTCCCCCCTGCCCCGAGCGGGGCCGTGCGAGCCCCAGTGAGCTCCCGTAACCCCCCTTCTACCAACCACGTCCTCCTCCATCgcctccgcccgccccgcccggggcGGTGCGGGCCTGTGTGGGCGGTTCAGACCCTTTAAACCCCCCCCCCTCTCACAACCACGTGTCTTCGATCGCCTCCACCAGGCTCaggtggggctgtgccagcccctgtgGGTGCCCCTGACCCCGTAACTCCCCCGATAACCCTCCTCCAGCCGGCTTCATGCTCTGCAATTGCCTCCCCAAACCCCAGGTGGGGCCATATGAACCCGTGTGGGCTCCCCAGCCCCCTCAATCTCCACATTCTCCCTTCTCTTGCCaacctcctcatcctccctcaAGTGGCCCAGGTGGGCTCCCCACACTCCTGAACACCCTCATAACCTCCCTCCTGGCAGCTTTGTTCTGTGCCATCaccacccccagccctgggggggTGActccctgcccgctgctgccacctctgtgaCCAAATCATCCCCCAGGCCATGGCCTGGCCTCCACAGACACGCTCGGACACGGAGCTGGGACATGCACAGAACACCCCCTGAAACCCCTGAGGGGTTCGAGGGGGACCCCCAGCACACCCTGGTGGGGTCACCCACCTCCCCCACCTCAAGTGTCACCCGTGTCACACTGATGGACTGACAACTGTCACTCCACTTCCCTCTCCCTGACCCTGCTGTCATCTCATCCCTTCTCACCCGACCCTGGAGTCCCGGTGATGTCCCCGCAGTGCCCGTGTGCCCCTGCCCACAGGAGGGGGACATTGTTCCTCTGCTCTCTCGTCCCAGGtcacagccaccagcacagcccggCAGAACCTGCCCCACGTCCCCTCGGGTTTGGGGGTGCCACAGCCACCGCcaggtggtggcagcagggctgggggtgacaTGGAGGGGACATTCCCTCTTTGGGCTTCCAGAGTGGGACGTGTGGATGTGGGACAAGAACTGGGGGAGGTGGGATGGCACTGGTGGGACAAAGAAGAGGGGGACATGGCACTGATGCTCAGAGGTCTGGGATGGGTTTGCTTGGCCAGTGGTTCTCCCAGCACACCACACACCCTTGGGTGGGTTGTCACTGGTTCTGGTGCTCTCAGTCTGTGACTGCAGGGAAACACCACGGGGTcgctgccctcctgccctgtgccGGCCCCGGACCCGTCGTGCCACGGGGCTGAGCCCCCGACCACCATGGGGGCATCCAGCCCCCAAACCTGCTGGGCCAAGTGCCACAGGCGGCCACCAGAGCTGCCACCAGGTCTtgcttccctgctccttgctgTCCTGAGACGACTCTGTGCTGCCGAGCCATGGTTATGCCGTGTGGCACTGGCTCCTCGCCACGGCTGGGCACTCACAGGGGGTGCTCAggcccttccttccctccctccttccctcttctccctcaTCTTACTCTCTGTCTTAAGTCCCTGTTGCCTTCTCTGTCCTTgtctttttctgtctcctcttcctctccccgCTTTCTCCCCCCTTCCTGTGTCCCGCTCTCTGTGCTGGCGCCGGTTCTCTCAGCTTTGCTCCGCTCACTGCCAGGACGTCCCACTGAGCCCacgctgctggcactgccagcccagcccgggcCCTTCGTCCCCAtgtgccagggaggggctgggagggggcacAGGAGGCAGAGCTTGGGGGCACACGGAGGGAGCCAGGCGGGCTGGGGGAGGCTGTGAGCTGGGGGACGCCGGGTGGGCCGTGACCAAACGAGCATGGGGCAGAGCCGATGGTGGTGGTTGTGTCTTCTCCGGCGAGCGGGGCCGGCAGCGCCGTCCCAGGGCCGGCAGCACCCGTCCTGCGCCCGTCCCGCTGCCGCCGCACGGCTCATTAGCGCCGGCTCCTGTAACGAGTTGTGTTTTCTCCCCTCactgctctctctgctgctttgtcaGACTATGCCTTTGTGCACATGGAGAACGAAGCTGATGCTAAAGTTGCCATCGAAAACCTAAATGGGAAGGAGGTGAAGGGGCGCCGGGTGAACGTGGAGCTCTCCACCAACGTGCAGAAGAAGGGCACGGGCCaggcgccgccgcccgccctcGGCGTCGACAAGACCAAGCGCATCGGCCTCGAGTACCGCGAGAAGTTCCAGCCCAAGATCGAGGGCTTCGACCAGCAGCGCCGGGCGGCCGACGCTGCCTTCCCCTCGGCCACGGGCGCCGGCTACGCCGCCGCCCCCTCCCTGTACGATTACCAGCAGCGCTTCGGCGCCAAGTACGACACCTTCGATgcgcagccccggcccgccTCCCCCTCCTACTTTGGCAGGGACCGCAGCCCGCTGCGGCGCTCACCCACCCGCGCCGGCTACGCGGCGGTGACGCTTCCCATTACGGCGCAGCCGGCCGCCTACCGCGCCCAGCCCTCGGCCTCACTGGGGGCCACGTACCGAGCCCAGCCCTCGGCCTCCCTGGGCGTGGCGTACCGCCCGCAGCCCACCACGGGCCAGGCCGCCGCGTACCGCGCGCAGCCCTCGGCCTCGCTGGGCAGCGCCTACCGCTCCCAGCCCTCGGTAGGCTCCCTGGGCGCCGCGGGCACTCAGCCCGCTGCCGCCAACTCCCTCAGCTCCTACGGTGCCCAGCCCACCGCTGCAGCTTCGTATGGCGCGCAGCCCGCGGCCGCCAACTCCCTCGGCTCCTACGGGGTCCAGTCCGCTGCCCTGGCCTCCTCCTACAGCGCCCAGCCCGCCTCGGGCTACTCAGCTGGCTACAGTGCCCAGCCCGCCATCGCCGCCTACGGCGCCCAGCCCGCTGCCGGCTCTGCCGGCTCCTACAGCACCCAGGCCGTGGCTGTGCACGTGGCATCCTACGGCACCCAGCTGGCCGCAGGCTCCTACGGCGCCCAGCCCATTGATGGCCACGCCGGCTCCTATGGCGCCCAGCCCGGCGCCGTGCTGTCTGCCGGCTACAGCGCCCAGGCCGTGGCAGTGCACGCCAGCTCTTACAGCGCCCAGGCTGTGGCAGGTCACGCCGCCGCTGCCTACCAGCCCGTGGCCGGCCACTCTGCCTCCTACGGTGCCCAACCCGCACTGTCCACCTCGTACGGCGCCCAGCCCACCGTGGGCCACTCGGCCTCGTACGGCGCCCAGCCCGCCACGGGCCTGCCCGCATCCTACGGCAACCAGCCAGCGGCTGCCGCGCTCCCCGCTGGCTACGGCGCGCAGACGGGCTCCTCGCTGGCCGCGTCCTATGGCAGCCAGGCCGCCGTCGCCGCCGCCTCCTACAAGGCTCAGGCCTCTGCCCCGTTGACGGCTGCATACCGGGCGCAGGCCTCCGGTGCCATGGCGGCCTCCTACCCGGCGCAGCAGCCGTCCTCCGCCACGCTGGCGGCTGCGTACCGAGCCCAGCCAGGCAGCGCCTACGACGGGCCGAGCCAGCTGGGGCAGCCGGCGGGCTCCTACCTGGGCCTGGCACAGGCCACCGCCGCACCGCCCTACGAGCGCACCCGTCTCTCCCCGCCTCGCAGTGCCGCCTACGACGACCCGTACAAAAAATCGTCCTCT
This genomic window contains:
- the CCS gene encoding copper chaperone for superoxide dismutase — its product is MAEPGGSSCRLEFSVQMSCQGCADAVRAALDAAPDVKLLELRPQEHSVLVETTAAAERVRELLENSGCRAVLKGMGGSPEAPPGGAAVAALGGPGGVRGLLRFLQLSPGRCLVDGAVSGLPPGPHGLHIHEFGDLSDPCNSCGGHFNPDGETHGGPQDQHRHAGDLGNIWADAEGRAQFRIEDSRLKVWDIIGRSVVVAEGEDDLGRGSHPLSRVTGNSGPGLACGVVARAAGLFQNPKRVCSCDGVTLWEERDRSRGAAPGTPAMGTPSPHL
- the RBM14 gene encoding RNA-binding protein 14 isoform X2, with the translated sequence MRPGIKLFVGNVPEEATAEELSELFAGAAGPVLGVALMKQFAFVHLRDEAAAARAISQLNGHQLHGRRIVVEPSRPRPTNTCKIFVGNVSAACTSGELRSLFQQYGPVVECDVVKGMALSAVCPSWPITGA
- the RBM14 gene encoding RNA-binding protein 14 isoform X1; amino-acid sequence: MRPGIKLFVGNVPEEATAEELSELFAGAAGPVLGVALMKQFAFVHLRDEAAAARAISQLNGHQLHGRRIVVEPSRPRPTNTCKIFVGNVSAACTSGELRSLFQQYGPVVECDVVKDYAFVHMENEADAKVAIENLNGKEVKGRRVNVELSTNVQKKGTGQAPPPALGVDKTKRIGLEYREKFQPKIEGFDQQRRAADAAFPSATGAGYAAAPSLYDYQQRFGAKYDTFDAQPRPASPSYFGRDRSPLRRSPTRAGYAAVTLPITAQPAAYRAQPSASLGATYRAQPSASLGVAYRPQPTTGQAAAYRAQPSASLGSAYRSQPSVGSLGAAGTQPAAANSLSSYGAQPTAAASYGAQPAAANSLGSYGVQSAALASSYSAQPASGYSAGYSAQPAIAAYGAQPAAGSAGSYSTQAVAVHVASYGTQLAAGSYGAQPIDGHAGSYGAQPGAVLSAGYSAQAVAVHASSYSAQAVAGHAAAAYQPVAGHSASYGAQPALSTSYGAQPTVGHSASYGAQPATGLPASYGNQPAAAALPAGYGAQTGSSLAASYGSQAAVAAASYKAQASAPLTAAYRAQASGAMAASYPAQQPSSATLAAAYRAQPGSAYDGPSQLGQPAGSYLGLAQATAAPPYERTRLSPPRSAAYDDPYKKSSSLAKRYGSERRLSELADYRRLADSPLAYRRSPTKSPLDYRRLPDTHTEYARYSGGYSDYLPPARIHSGYQRRL
- the LOC128820968 gene encoding translation initiation factor IF-2-like; protein product: MGASLALQVCLRCIPDPPGVTQACPWHSRCNSGVPLTLQVCLRRVPDTPGVTQVYPWHSRCASGCPSPLPAGDRSYPLKPWLLTPIAGPARRGRAALQRAARARPGPAAPHAAPAAPPLPLPGGRGAPVQPPQGLPDLPGLLHPAQHRPAPPRPPGAPRGAPARPRAPRAPPAAAAAPRAGGSRGTRREGQGGAAGPGGAGLRGWGALRALGGG